A genomic segment from Psychrobacter arcticus 273-4 encodes:
- a CDS encoding efflux transporter outer membrane subunit, with product MSTKKMFTNNPAAVAVSATFAQPALSRLRRNGSRLIGLTALAMSMAACNTIPKADTRPVLAVPNLPIEQTYDAFDKETVSNAQQASLAGQRWQNFYSDERLKGLIALGLQNNKDFESARLAIEKSRAQYQITDINDLPRIDGNAGYSRARQRGQTGDNYKVNLGLANYELDFWGKIASLKDQALQNFLSTTAAKDATQISLISNIAQSYANLSYSLAQLQLAEATVESREKSLFIASKRFEAGIDPKLPSLQSSASLENARLAVLRAQSSILKSRNALQFLVGGPIPTNLIPTPAVNNITSQQVFSAGLPSELLRYRPDVLQAEYNLKAAGANIEVARASYYPSISLASNVGLSSGSLNDLFKSGAVSWSFGPSVSVPIFDAGRLDANYDLAQIERKQTLASYERSIQTAFREVSDVLATRATLGEQLDAQYRLQDNFEQTYQIADARFKAGIANYLDVLDAQRSLFSTQQGILDLELQKIISQIELYQVLGGGANLDIPTVIPVPQHRNLVQVVNAAANSNKAKATDAIDAASSARVLSAQEALAIKQAEPIEKSTFKPTAVVDINNDGKTDAALGVITEETTSKETRIKEVSVEQVPVTQIIEP from the coding sequence ATGAGTACTAAAAAAATGTTTACCAATAACCCAGCAGCGGTGGCGGTCTCTGCTACCTTTGCGCAACCGGCTCTATCACGCTTGCGCAGAAATGGCAGTCGTTTAATAGGTCTAACAGCATTAGCGATGAGCATGGCAGCTTGTAATACCATTCCAAAGGCCGATACGCGTCCTGTGCTGGCAGTGCCTAACCTTCCTATCGAACAAACCTATGACGCGTTTGATAAAGAAACCGTTAGTAATGCTCAGCAAGCCAGTCTGGCTGGTCAACGCTGGCAGAATTTTTACAGCGACGAGCGTTTAAAAGGTCTGATCGCTTTAGGTCTTCAAAACAACAAAGACTTTGAAAGTGCTCGTTTAGCCATCGAAAAATCCCGCGCGCAATATCAGATTACTGATATCAATGATTTGCCACGCATTGATGGTAATGCTGGATACTCGCGCGCGCGTCAACGCGGACAAACAGGCGACAACTATAAGGTTAACCTTGGTCTTGCCAATTATGAGCTCGACTTTTGGGGTAAAATTGCCAGCTTAAAAGACCAAGCGTTGCAGAATTTTTTATCAACGACAGCGGCAAAAGACGCGACCCAAATCAGTCTGATTAGTAACATTGCCCAAAGCTATGCCAATCTAAGCTATAGCTTGGCGCAGCTACAATTGGCAGAAGCGACCGTAGAAAGCCGTGAGAAATCGCTGTTTATTGCCAGCAAACGCTTCGAAGCTGGTATTGATCCTAAACTGCCGTCTTTGCAATCTAGTGCCTCACTTGAAAATGCCAGACTTGCCGTTTTACGTGCCCAAAGCAGTATTTTAAAATCACGTAATGCACTGCAGTTTTTGGTTGGTGGACCGATTCCAACCAATCTGATTCCAACGCCTGCCGTCAATAACATCACAAGCCAGCAAGTCTTTAGTGCCGGCTTGCCAAGTGAGCTACTACGCTATCGTCCTGATGTCTTGCAAGCAGAATATAATCTAAAAGCTGCTGGCGCTAATATCGAAGTGGCGCGCGCGTCTTACTACCCTTCTATCAGCTTAGCCAGTAACGTCGGCTTGAGCAGCGGCAGTTTAAATGACTTATTCAAGAGTGGTGCTGTTAGTTGGTCATTCGGTCCAAGCGTTAGTGTGCCTATCTTTGATGCTGGTCGTTTAGATGCCAACTATGATTTGGCACAAATCGAGCGTAAGCAGACGCTTGCAAGCTATGAGCGTTCAATTCAAACCGCTTTCCGTGAGGTCTCTGATGTCTTGGCAACGCGTGCAACTTTGGGCGAGCAGCTCGACGCACAGTATCGTTTGCAAGACAACTTTGAGCAAACGTATCAGATTGCTGATGCGCGCTTTAAGGCTGGTATCGCAAACTATCTAGATGTCCTCGATGCTCAGCGCTCGCTATTCTCAACGCAGCAAGGTATTTTGGATTTAGAGTTGCAAAAAATCATTAGCCAAATCGAGCTTTATCAAGTACTAGGTGGCGGTGCCAATCTAGATATACCAACCGTGATTCCTGTACCGCAACATAGAAATCTGGTACAAGTAGTCAATGCAGCTGCCAATAGCAACAAGGCGAAAGCCACTGATGCTATCGATGCCGCAAGCTCTGCGCGTGTGCTCTCTGCCCAAGAAGCCCTTGCGATTAAACAAGCAGAACCAATAGAAAAATCGACTTTTAAGCCAACTGCTGTGGTCGATATCAACAATGATGGCAAGACTGATGCTGCGCTTGGGGTAATTACTGAAGAAACCACCTCAAAAGAGACACGCATCAAAGAAGTCAGTGTCGAGCAAGTGCCAGTAACACAGATTATTGAGCCATAA
- the hemB gene encoding porphobilinogen synthase, protein MTYTFNRQFPETRLRRLRYNDNIRSMIREVELHPKHFIAPVFVLEGTNERQQIASMPGVERLSIDLLIKHAKDLLSEGVTTIDIFPVIDNSLKTPDGRSAYDENALTARAVKAVKDAVPEMVVMTDVALDPYTSHGQDGLLDDTGYVINDETVEVLVKQALVHARAGADIISPSDMMDGRIKAMRDAFEAEGFVNTAIMAYSAKYASAYYGPFRDAVGSAGNLKGGHKKQYQMDFGNRAEALHEVAMDINEGADMVMIKPGQPYLDLIREVKNTFGVPTFAYQVSGEYAMHMAAIQNGWLTDAVILESLIGFRRAGADGILTYFALEAARQLNNA, encoded by the coding sequence ATGACTTATACTTTTAACCGCCAATTCCCTGAAACTCGCCTACGTCGCTTGCGTTATAACGACAATATACGCTCAATGATTCGGGAAGTTGAGCTACATCCTAAGCATTTTATCGCGCCGGTTTTTGTATTAGAAGGCACTAACGAGCGTCAACAAATCGCTAGTATGCCAGGCGTTGAGCGCTTATCAATTGACCTGCTCATTAAGCACGCCAAAGACTTGTTAAGTGAAGGCGTTACAACCATCGATATATTCCCAGTGATTGATAATTCACTAAAAACACCAGATGGTAGGTCTGCTTATGATGAAAATGCTCTCACTGCGCGTGCGGTAAAAGCGGTCAAAGATGCCGTACCAGAAATGGTTGTGATGACCGATGTGGCGTTGGACCCTTATACTTCACATGGTCAAGATGGCTTGCTGGATGACACAGGCTATGTGATTAATGATGAAACGGTTGAAGTATTGGTCAAACAAGCGCTCGTCCATGCGCGTGCCGGCGCTGATATCATCTCACCTAGTGACATGATGGATGGTCGTATCAAAGCCATGCGTGATGCCTTTGAAGCTGAAGGTTTTGTGAATACTGCTATTATGGCGTATTCAGCAAAATATGCCTCCGCTTATTACGGTCCGTTCCGTGATGCGGTCGGTAGTGCAGGCAATTTAAAAGGTGGGCATAAAAAGCAATATCAGATGGACTTTGGCAATCGTGCTGAAGCCTTGCATGAAGTGGCGATGGATATCAATGAAGGCGCTGACATGGTCATGATTAAACCGGGTCAGCCGTATTTGGATTTAATCCGTGAAGTTAAAAACACCTTTGGCGTACCAACGTTTGCATACCAAGTCTCTGGTGAATATGCCATGCATATGGCAGCGATTCAAAACGGTTGGCTCACTGATGCCGTTATTTTAGAGTCGTTAATTGGCTTTCGCCGTGCAGGTGCCGATGGTATCTTGACCTATTTTGCATTAGAAGCAGCAAGACAACTGAATAACGCTTAA
- a CDS encoding glutathione S-transferase family protein: MGLLVDGQWQDKWYDTEASGGRFEREDAGFRNWVTVDGSAGPSGQGGFQAEANRYHLYVSLACPWANRTTIFRQLKGLEDIISMSVVHPFMGDKGWTFAEGTGVVADPIINASYLYEVYTAAEPNYTGRVTVPILWDKKTNTIVSNESAEIIRMFNSAFDDVGAVVGDFLPSDAIVEIDEINAFIYDAINNGVYKTGFATTQEAYEDAVITLFDALDTLEARLAVQRYLLGDRITEADWRLFTTLVRFDAVYVGHFKCNIRRIVDYPNLWGYLRDLYQVPGIKDTVNMDHIKAHYYTSHTTINPTGVIPAGPVIEFDKPH; the protein is encoded by the coding sequence ATGGGCTTATTGGTTGATGGGCAGTGGCAGGATAAATGGTATGACACAGAAGCTAGCGGTGGACGCTTTGAGCGTGAAGATGCAGGCTTTAGAAATTGGGTAACCGTAGATGGTAGTGCTGGTCCATCGGGTCAGGGTGGCTTTCAAGCCGAAGCCAATCGTTATCATTTATATGTCTCTTTGGCGTGTCCATGGGCAAACCGCACGACAATTTTTCGTCAGCTAAAAGGCTTGGAAGATATTATTTCGATGTCTGTGGTTCACCCTTTTATGGGTGATAAAGGTTGGACGTTTGCAGAGGGTACAGGTGTTGTCGCTGACCCTATTATCAATGCAAGTTATCTATATGAGGTTTATACTGCGGCAGAGCCAAACTATACGGGGCGGGTGACAGTACCGATATTATGGGATAAAAAAACCAACACTATCGTCAGCAATGAATCCGCTGAGATTATTCGTATGTTTAACTCAGCTTTTGATGACGTTGGGGCAGTAGTTGGTGATTTTCTACCATCCGATGCGATAGTAGAAATTGATGAGATCAATGCGTTTATTTATGATGCTATCAATAATGGTGTTTATAAAACAGGTTTTGCAACCACGCAAGAAGCTTATGAAGACGCAGTCATCACATTATTTGATGCGTTAGATACGTTAGAGGCACGTTTGGCAGTGCAGCGTTATTTGTTGGGTGATAGGATAACAGAGGCAGACTGGCGTTTATTTACGACATTGGTACGTTTTGATGCTGTTTATGTCGGACACTTTAAATGTAATATTCGCCGCATCGTTGACTATCCCAATCTTTGGGGCTATCTGCGTGATTTGTATCAAGTACCGGGTATTAAAGACACGGTAAATATGGATCATATTAAAGCGCATTATTACACTAGCCACACAACGATTAATCCCACTGGTGTTATACCGGCTGGCCCTGTTATTGAGTTTGATAAGCCGCATTAG
- a CDS encoding phage tail terminator-like protein, with the protein MLHHRSGDLENRGHLRDIEQACILQITLFVPIGTNISVIDAKADAIRAKFGTEQSHTVDGHNVLIRSSHKEPAMPDSDGKWYMQPISIEYQII; encoded by the coding sequence TTGCTTCATCACCGCTCAGGTGACTTAGAAAACAGAGGCCATCTGAGAGACATTGAGCAAGCATGTATATTACAGATAACGCTATTTGTTCCGATTGGTACTAACATAAGTGTAATCGATGCTAAAGCTGACGCTATCCGTGCTAAATTTGGTACCGAGCAATCTCACACGGTCGACGGTCACAATGTATTGATAAGGAGCAGTCACAAAGAACCTGCGATGCCTGACAGTGACGGTAAGTGGTATATGCAACCGATTAGTATTGAGTATCAGATTATTTAG
- a CDS encoding MFS transporter produces the protein MLSIFANRTYRHLFAAQVIALIGTGLATVALGLLAFDLAGNNAGVVMGTALAIKMIAYVGVAPIAAAFAERLPKRTMLVTLDVIRAGVALLLPFVSQIWEVYVLIFVLQAASAAFTPTFQATIPDVLPDEADYTKALSFSRLAYDMESLVSPMLAAALLTVMSFHNLFTGTVLGFLASAILVVSVTLPAHDMPERRSIYDRTTRGIRIYLATPRLRGLLAVNVAVSAAASMVFVNTVVIIQGGMGLTQSAVALALASFGAGSMIAALALPSLLDKLTDRTVMLSGVGLLVIGMFAGTLMMGQNSLMALWFVLGLGYSAAQTPSGRLLWRSSHQEDRPALFAAQFALSHVSWLVFYPLAGWLGARYSMTLAFAVLGCAAALAVWAAFRVWPSIDLKEIEHEHVNLPEGHIHATGSPTPNGIRHTHPFVVDDYHPRWPKSGR, from the coding sequence ATGCTCAGTATCTTTGCAAACCGGACCTATCGTCATTTATTTGCCGCGCAAGTGATTGCCTTGATTGGCACCGGTTTAGCTACTGTGGCGCTGGGACTACTTGCTTTTGATTTGGCAGGCAATAATGCTGGGGTCGTCATGGGAACCGCATTGGCCATCAAAATGATTGCCTATGTTGGCGTCGCACCAATTGCAGCTGCCTTCGCCGAACGGCTGCCCAAACGCACGATGCTGGTAACGCTGGATGTGATACGAGCGGGTGTGGCATTACTTTTGCCGTTTGTTTCTCAAATTTGGGAAGTTTACGTACTGATCTTTGTGTTGCAAGCCGCCTCAGCTGCCTTTACGCCTACTTTTCAAGCCACTATTCCTGATGTTCTGCCTGACGAGGCGGATTACACCAAAGCTTTATCGTTCTCACGCCTTGCGTACGATATGGAAAGTCTAGTCAGTCCTATGTTAGCGGCAGCATTGCTGACAGTAATGAGCTTTCACAATCTGTTTACGGGGACGGTGCTGGGATTTTTAGCGTCTGCCATATTGGTCGTATCAGTCACGCTACCAGCGCATGATATGCCAGAGCGCCGTAGCATTTACGATCGAACCACACGCGGCATTCGAATCTATTTGGCCACCCCTCGACTGCGTGGATTACTCGCTGTCAATGTTGCCGTTTCTGCCGCAGCGTCTATGGTTTTTGTGAATACAGTGGTGATCATTCAGGGTGGCATGGGACTGACTCAGAGCGCAGTCGCATTAGCATTGGCTAGTTTTGGCGCAGGATCTATGATTGCTGCATTGGCTTTACCAAGCTTATTGGATAAGCTGACAGACCGTACGGTCATGTTAAGTGGTGTTGGGTTGCTGGTGATAGGTATGTTCGCTGGTACATTGATGATGGGACAAAATTCGCTCATGGCCTTATGGTTCGTACTAGGTTTGGGTTATTCTGCTGCTCAAACACCTTCTGGACGTTTGCTGTGGCGATCCTCACATCAGGAAGATCGTCCTGCATTGTTTGCCGCTCAGTTTGCTTTGTCCCATGTCAGTTGGTTGGTATTTTATCCCTTGGCTGGTTGGTTAGGTGCTCGCTACAGTATGACTCTAGCTTTTGCGGTATTAGGCTGTGCTGCTGCACTAGCGGTGTGGGCGGCTTTTAGAGTCTGGCCGTCTATCGACTTAAAAGAGATTGAACACGAGCATGTCAATTTGCCAGAGGGTCATATCCATGCTACTGGATCTCCTACACCCAACGGGATACGCCATACACACCCTTTTGTAGTCGATGACTATCATCCTCGTTGGCCAAAATCAGGTCGTTGA
- a CDS encoding metal-sensing transcriptional repressor has product MLVAGRTCLDIAQQLQAVENAIQQAKKVLIQDHLDHCLEDLLGSVDKDQQDSIEEFKEITRYL; this is encoded by the coding sequence ATGTTGGTTGCGGGTCGAACTTGCCTTGATATAGCGCAGCAGTTGCAGGCTGTAGAAAATGCTATCCAACAAGCGAAGAAGGTTTTAATTCAAGACCATTTGGATCATTGCCTTGAAGACTTATTAGGATCTGTTGATAAAGATCAGCAAGATTCTATCGAGGAGTTCAAGGAAATAACTCGCTACCTATAA
- a CDS encoding DUF6122 family protein, with protein sequence MIQTVIHYFLHFGMPLIIAYLFFRDNHKRVYLILLATMLVDLDHLLATPIFSPNRCSINFHPLHTYYAMAVYAAMLFLPKPYKIIGLGLLLHMLTDLNDCVMTYLNCPQCLSQAPARELLAWLVKTNIVGEK encoded by the coding sequence ATGATTCAAACCGTTATCCATTATTTTCTACATTTTGGCATGCCTTTGATTATCGCCTATCTATTTTTTCGTGACAATCATAAACGGGTATATTTGATCCTATTAGCAACGATGCTAGTAGATTTAGATCATCTGCTAGCGACGCCTATTTTTTCGCCCAATCGCTGTAGTATTAACTTTCATCCGCTCCATACTTACTATGCAATGGCAGTATATGCGGCTATGCTATTTCTACCAAAGCCCTATAAAATAATTGGTTTGGGATTGTTACTACATATGCTGACTGATTTAAATGACTGCGTGATGACCTATCTTAATTGTCCGCAGTGTTTGAGTCAGGCTCCTGCCCGTGAGTTGTTAGCGTGGCTTGTAAAAACTAATATAGTCGGTGAAAAGTAA
- the tatA gene encoding Sec-independent protein translocase subunit TatA: protein MGSFSMTHWLILLVVVVVFGTAKLKNAGKDLGGAVKGFKEAVKDEETEHARKNHVLSHGNSTPAASNDLNTQVDDMEISLVTTDDQHKV, encoded by the coding sequence ATGGGCAGTTTTTCTATGACACATTGGCTGATTTTATTGGTGGTCGTCGTCGTATTTGGCACTGCTAAGCTTAAAAATGCTGGCAAAGATTTAGGCGGTGCAGTAAAGGGTTTTAAAGAAGCGGTCAAAGATGAGGAAACCGAGCATGCTCGCAAGAATCATGTGCTTAGCCATGGAAATAGTACGCCAGCTGCAAGTAATGATTTAAATACTCAGGTTGATGATATGGAAATCAGCCTTGTTACCACTGATGATCAGCACAAAGTATGA